The Rouxiella sp. WC2420 region ACCTGCAAGCCGTTTAAAGCCGCCTCGGTGCTGCCGACGTTGGTGGCTTTTGAATCGTTAATCCAGCGCACGCCGTTGTGTACCAGCGCAACCTGAAAACGGTGAGCCAGACCGGTGAAGGTGGACAACGCCTTGAGGCTGGATGCCTGAGGAATACCCACCGCATCGGCCAAAGCCAGCGCTGCCAGCGCATTGGTATAGTTATGTCGACCCGTCAGCGGCATCTCGGCGGTATTAAAGATCCGTTCGCCACGCACTCGCAGCCAAATTTCGCTTTGCTGGCGCGTAAGATGATAATCACCGACATCAGCGCCAAAGCTCACGCAGCGCTTATCTGCACCGCGAATTGGCATGGTCAGCGCATCATCGGCATTGACGACGCACAGTTTGGCGTTTTCATAAACTTTAAGTTTCGCCGCGCGGTACTGCTGCAGGCCAAACGGGTAACGGTCCATGTGGTCTTCGGTGACATTTAAAATAGTCGCTGCCGCCGCGTGCAGACTGTGGGTGGTTTCCAGCTGGAAGCTGGACAGCTCGAGCACGAACAGTTGATAGTCATGACCAAGCATACTCAGCACCGGTAAACCAATATTGCCGCCTACGCCGACCTGCCATCCTGCTGCCTTGCCCATTTCCCCCACCAGACTGGTGACGGTGCTTTTGCCGTTGGAACCCGTGATCGCCACAATCGGCACGGTCACTTCACGGC contains the following coding sequences:
- the murD gene encoding UDP-N-acetylmuramoyl-L-alanine--D-glutamate ligase, whose translation is MTDYQGKKVVIIGLGLTGLSCVDFFVSRGVTPRVIDTRVSPPGLDKLSANIERHLGSLNEDWLMEADLIVASPGMALATPALSAASEAGVEIVGDIELFCREVTVPIVAITGSNGKSTVTSLVGEMGKAAGWQVGVGGNIGLPVLSMLGHDYQLFVLELSSFQLETTHSLHAAAATILNVTEDHMDRYPFGLQQYRAAKLKVYENAKLCVVNADDALTMPIRGADKRCVSFGADVGDYHLTRQQSEIWLRVRGERIFNTAEMPLTGRHNYTNALAALALADAVGIPQASSLKALSTFTGLAHRFQVALVHNGVRWINDSKATNVGSTEAALNGLQVEGTLHLLLGGDGKSADFTPLLPYLSGDKIRLYCFGHDGGELADLRPEISSLFETMEQAMRDIAGKVQSGDLVLLSPACASLDQFKNFEQRGDVFTALAKELG